TAAGTGAATTCACTGTGCTGGAAATAGGCTGTAATTGACAACCCTAGAATTCTCTGTCTATAAAACAAGTACAGCACGGACATTGGCTGCTGTGCAACCTTCCCCTTTGCTGCATTGACATTATGGCACAATCCCAAAGGAGTAGGAGTGCACGCACCACCACTGAGGAGGAGAATTCAATCTCCTGTAATCCCAGATTGCTCTTCTGATATTGCCAACACGCATTCTAGTTTTGGCAGTAGTTTTGTGATGTGTGCCCCTGTCTGTTAAAAACTAGATTGAGATTACTGGTTTATTTCAGATTGGCTGGGTGAAATCAAGGCCACaccgaagtcaatggcaaaacttccagtgGCTTCGgtagagccaggattttacccctaATTACTACTAATCTGAGTTTCACTTGAATTAGTTGGTAACAGATTTTAAAAGGCTAGAAATGATCAGTTACAATGAACTTTTCATTACTGTAAAGGCTCATTTTGTGTTTATACAAATAAGTCTATTGAAATAATGCTAATTAgatattttttccaatttaaataGGGTTCAACTCCACCAGTAACAGTTTTCAAAGGCTCCAAGAAGCCTTATCTAAAGGAATGTATCTTAATTATCAATCATGACACTGGAGAATGTCGACTAGAGAAACTGAGCAGTAACATCACTGTGAAGAAAACCAGGTAGGTGGTTTACAAAATAAACTGCTATGTCCCTAACTCATTATGAAAATggtttagggctggtctacatggtCTTTTGGTGCACACCAGGTGGGGTGTAAATTCTACTGCACACCAACATGTCGTGCATTAACTGGCCACGTGGACCCTAGTGCACATGCATTTAGTACAGTTTGTAACAGGACTATGTCAACACACAGTAGAGAACTTTTAGTGTGTTGTAGGGACCAtgtgcactagaatttacaccctcACTGGTGTGCAccaagacaagcccttagaaataGCTGAAAGTCTAAATTGGGATACTTACCAACTATTCTTAGCTTTTAGCAAAATTTCACTTTTTCAAACGTGGTCCTTACAAAAACCTATTCTTGTTCAATGGAATGAAAAAGCATGTCATTATTTTTCTCAAAAAATGACTTTATAGCTTTCAAGTCTAGGCTGGTAGGGTGGGTTTTGAACAGAAACATTGCATATCCTTGCAAGAGACAATAACTGTTTTCTCATAGTAAGTTTGGAAAATAGCTTTTTGCTACACAAATGAAATTGCTTGCTGCCATTTTCTGACTTCCAACTGTGTAAATAAAATAGCATAAATTCTTGTGAAAGAGTTTAGCAAAATGTTGAGGACCCATTCTCCTCCTACTGAGTATGTAATTCCCCTTAATGCACATTCTGATGCTATGTTCACATATAACTCACTTCCACTAGAATTCTAATGAAGTGTTAGTGAATGACTGAAGAAAATGTGAAACAGCATAGTAGAGGATCAGGTCAAAGGACCAATATGAATGGCATCCatggatgtcaagtatcagaggggtagccgtgttagtctggttctgtagaagcagcaaagaatcctgtggcaccttatagactaagcatccgaagaagtgggtattcacccacgaaagctcatgctgcaaaacgtctgttagtctataaggtgccacaggattctttgctgatccaTGGATGTTGTACATTACTGCACCTATATGTTACTATATGCCATTGTAgtagtgcagtgtttcccaaatggtGGGTCCCAAGAAGGTTCTAGATAGGTTGCCATATCCAGGGGCTGGATTAATCTATCACTGGGCCCTGGCCTAGGCAGATATACACTTCTCCCAGCCTGGTGTGGAGGGGAAGCCTGGTGGTGTGGGAAGGGCCATtgggccaaacttgaacagcgcTGTGATCCCATGTGTCAGATCACAATGCCAGGAGTAGGCAGCCGGCTCTGGTCCCACAGGACAGGAGCCATCactgcagggtgagtgtggggtggcCCCCCTTTTCCCGGGGCCTTCCCTCTGTACTGGGCTGCACCAAGCCAGATGTATGGTTGTGGTGTGCTGGGATGGAGGGTACATATATGTAATAGTGGGTCACAAAAAAGGACAAAATGCAGTTGGTGGATACCTtgttaaaaagtttgggaacgACCGTAATAGTGTACTTTGAAATTTAAAACTGTAGTGATACAGTTAAGAAAAACCATAATGAATAGCTTCACACACAGCTTAGACtactgtgtgttttattttgtttaaatattgttCTCTGGAATCAATTAAAATTTTTCACCCTGTCATACAGAGCTGAAGGAAGCAGTAAGGTTCAATCTCGTAttgagcagcaacagcagcaaatgCGAAATGCCAGTAAGACTCCAAACAATGTTAAAAATTCTCCACCAAAAGAAAAGATGTCTCCATCTTCTCCTATGGACGACATTGAGAGAGGTAAACGGCAACTGTGTCACTTAGTCTGCAAAATTTCTGAAATACTTACATTAGAAATAAAGAGAGCCAAGGATTTTTTGAATGAGGTGCACACTAGAAGCTGTTACATAGGCAATGTTCTCTAAAGTTCAATGGATGTCTTGACAAGAGTAGTAATCTAACGGTATTTGAAACCACATAGGATTGAGAATCAAATCAATTCTTAGTTTTCTGAAGGTCATGATTAGCATTGCTTTAGTTCTCACTGAGTCCTCCCACTGCTGCTGTCTTAAGCTACTGGCTCAATTGTAGGATTGTGGCACTGAAGCCAAATCAGCCAGTCCTCCACTTCTTCCTCACTCCACCTGTCCCTCCTCATTCTTTGTCCTTTGCATACAGCAAATCTTTGGTTAAAATGCTTTATAACTCTTTTAGTTTTTAATAAAACTCTAAATTTGTATGAGTTCATTATCATGTAAATCTAGTCAGAGAGATTCAAATAGTACCCTACATTTCTAAATCAGATCAGACCTGCAGAAGTGGTGCCCTATATGGTAAGAGACAACTGAACACTTACATAAATCCCATCCTTGAGAACAATGCCAAATGCTATGTTCTTGGGAGACTGTTTCGGTAGGAACCTTTGAATTTAATTCAGTAGGAGACACGCTTTATTTCCTTTTAGTGGATGGGGGGAGAAAAGCAGGTGTTAATCGCTTGCTGTACAAACACTAACAGGTGGTAGCTTTATTGATCTGAATTGATATTGGCTCTCAAGGGTGCTCTGGATTCttttaaacagtttttttccccagataTCTCATTATGCACACGTCTTTTCTTTGTGATTTAGACAAACTTTGACCAGAGTGTCTTACTCCACAAAAAGGCAATTAAAAGTTCCTAAGGCTGCAAAAGAAACAAAGTGGTGCTCAAGTGTATGAGAAACCTGAGACTTTTTCTCcatggtttgttttgtttagaaCCTGTTCTGAGTTGCGTCACCAAGACTAACATATCCCAAAGCCCTGTCCCTATGTGCTGCCAATCAGATTTACTTGTTTGGCCACAGTAAAttgtgtgctggggtctggatgGTTTCCTGCTAGCTATTCTAAATTCTTTCCAGACCTATAAAAAGAATAAACAAGGATTTAATGAAACTGttccataattttaaaatatgggcaatCGCTGCAGGTATCCCACAATGCTTAATTTGGGATTGAGAACAATGAATGTCTAGACAAACATGTACATGTTTATAATGCCAGAATTGCTGCCAGCCGCTGCCTCTGCGCCTTCAGATGTTCCACTGACCAATTCCCTTTTTCACTATCTGTCCCTTGAGTCTAACTTGAGTTATTGACTCCTGTAAGACATCTGCAGAGGTGTTAAACAAAGCCTGAAAAGAGACTTACTAATCAGAGGCAGATATTAAGGGTGAGTTAGGTTGTGCTGCCCACTGACGTGTAGGGGGCAGCACCTTGGCTGGCAGCCTTATCTGAACCCTAATGCATCTCTGCTCTGAAAAGCATGTGGCCTAAAAGTAAGACAGCAAGGAGTGGAGGAGAGGAATACAGCATACAAGTAGGTGATCAGGTTGCTTGTGTCCCACACTTCACTCCTGGATCTAATGTCTTTCAGTTTAGTCACTTATGACTTGTAATAATATTGTGACATTAACTACAGTCACTTGCTTGTGCAGCGCTTCTCTTGTTGCCCTCTCCTTTAACTCTGAGACTCCTCTTGGTTTGTTTCTCAGTTATTCTACATCTTATTTTCAGAGCTAAAGGCTGAGGCCAGTGTCATGGACCAGATGAGTAGCTCTGATAGTTCGTCCGGATCAAGAAGTTCTTCATCCTCCTCATCCAGCAGTGAAAATAGTTCTAGTGATTCAGAAGATGAGGGGGCTAAGCCTTCTCTGCCTATGTCAATGCCGTActtgcagccacagcctgctaTGTCTGCCATACCACAACAGGCTATCCGTGACATGGATGCCAGTCATAACAAATCTCAAGAGAGTGGTGGCCATATGATGAATACACTAAGTAAGTACAGAAGACAGTGCTCTAAGAAAAGAACAATCTCATGCTTTAGGAATCTAAAAGGAAACCAGAGACTCTGTAACTATGTCTCTATTGTAATTAAAATTGTGGGAAGAGATGCTGGCGTTTGATTGTTCAGTTGAGTTCTGAATTAGAAGTTGGGCTAAAAGTTACTTGACCATCAGAGATATTAAATTAAAGCTGATGCAGTTTAAAATATGTCATAGGCCGTACTGGCTTCCTCACAATTGCATACATTGGGACTATAGAGCAGTAATTTGTGTTGAAAATGCTTGAACAGCTTTAGGCACTCCCAAAACATATGTTTATAATTTCCTGAGTAGATGATACTGGAATAATATTATCTTGATAATACTCAGTTACAAGACAGGGTTATCCTAATCCAGTGGTTTTcagccaggggtacatgtacctctggggatacgcagaggtcttccagggggtacatcaactcatttagatatttgcctagttttacagcaggctacataaaaagcactagcaaagtcagtagaaACAGACAATGacctgtttatactgctctgtatgctatacactgaaatgtaagtacaatatttatattcagattgatttattttataattatatggtaaaacgAGAAAGTAAAGAATTTTTCAGTAATCatgtgctgtgatacttttgtatttttatgtctgattttgtaagcaagtagtttaaatgaggtgaaacttgggggtactaagacaaatcagactcctgaaaggggtacagtactctggaaaggttgagagccactgtcctaACCCACTCAGAAGTCTTGTGATTCATGGAGGCTTTTCTAACCTACAAGGTGCCAATCCCCTCCTATGTACGTAGGGAAGGAAGGATGTTTCATACTTTTTCCATGTTGAAGGGATGGAAGGATACCAACAACCAAAActaattcacagtgttctgcttgAAAAAAATTATAACAAACTTAAGATATTTAAAGTACAACTGggattttttaatatatattgttGCCTAGAAAGAAGAGTATCACTGGTTTGAACAGCAGCAAGCAACCACCTATGTAATGGTCTTCAAACTTAGCACCAAAATAAAccgggcctgatttttcagaattgaTGAGCACCCACTGCTGCTGTTTGAAAACAAAGCCACACTTTTAATTATGTGCCTAACTTCAGGCTCACAAGTTTGGAAAAACTTGGTCATAGGCCCTAATTTACATAGTGATAATATATACTGAAGTTTTTTTGACAGCTTACACTGGTTATAGTGAAAATATACACAATATATATGTTCTCTTGTGTTTCACTATTATAAGGAATTAAAATTGGTAACAAGGTAGTTATATATTGTGGTGATGTAGCTAAGCTTACAATCAGGTTTCTGTTATAAGCCTTATTTCCACATACCACCTCCTTCACAAGAATAAGATTAGACTGAAAACATCTGATTATTGTGCAAGAGGACTAAATTTTTTGGTTTAACTTCCATGGCCTAAAGCAAATAGGCTTCATATTACAATCAGTATATCTTTAGAAAGTTCCATGTCATGTTCGCTCAGACACGGAAATACTTTCAAACTTGCCATTTTACACACACTTAGAAAAAAACACTTTTGAGAATAAAATGAACCATCTTAGTGACTAATGGCTAGTTCACAgctgcaaagctcccattgaaagTTTTACGCCCAAGTACAGGTGGCTGATGCCACCAGTTAAAACTGTCATAGTGAAACACCCTGATGTCTTAAACTTGCAGAAATACCAAAACCACAGCAAGGAGCCCAGGAACCCTGTGGGCCTTAAGagctctgcagggagggaggtgggtcCTCGGACCCTTGTGAGCGGTCTGGAACTTCATGCTGGTTTAGCTATAAACCTGCTTAGAATTTCACTCTAATCCAGTTTACTTCTGTTACTTTAACGTTTGAAGCAGCTCTGTGGATCTGTGCCATCTCCAGTTCCCCACAAATGACTTTAAAATGTGAACTGCACCATAACAGGGTGGTGATCTGAGATGAAAAGGTACTGCACACCGGCTGCTGTGTGGAGCATGGCTCTCCAGCTACTCTCctgctgagctcctggggcaTCCATTTAGGAGCACAGCAGGAGAGGAGAAGTAGCAGTGAAAGCTAGAGAAACAAGACAGGTAGCCTGTGGACTATGAGTCTTGGGAGATTTGCTGGGTGTTGGAGTTCAGAGTCAGGGGTCCGGCATAGAAATTTCTTCCATCTCAAACGGTATCTTGTATaaacaaatgtttaaaacagCAAATCTTAAGATCAAGC
This region of Mauremys mutica isolate MM-2020 ecotype Southern chromosome 10, ASM2049712v1, whole genome shotgun sequence genomic DNA includes:
- the EAF2 gene encoding ELL-associated factor 2; amino-acid sequence: MFRGGGGCAGSRWCEAARGAAMNGAAPQLFDPKERVLKLGESFEKQPRCAFHTVRYDFKPASIDTSSEGDLEVGKGEQVTITLPNIEGSTPPVTVFKGSKKPYLKECILIINHDTGECRLEKLSSNITVKKTRAEGSSKVQSRIEQQQQQMRNASKTPNNVKNSPPKEKMSPSSPMDDIERELKAEASVMDQMSSSDSSSGSRSSSSSSSSSENSSSDSEDEGAKPSLPMSMPYLQPQPAMSAIPQQAIRDMDASHNKSQESGGHMMNTLRNDLLLSESGSDSDD